The proteins below come from a single Ailuropoda melanoleuca isolate Jingjing chromosome 1, ASM200744v2, whole genome shotgun sequence genomic window:
- the RTP4 gene encoding receptor-transporting protein 4 isoform X2 — protein sequence MASQLQGKKTVLDVRTWEQTFQELMQQEKPRARWTLKLNEKLDPDCLAEGWKQYQQKGFGRFQCSSCRRNWASAQVHILCHMHLEPKKSQGQVIMRLFAQRCQKCSWSRFENPEFSPESAMRILKNVVRRILEKFYGNGFRKFPELPVIREVPLDGSHDTSNCEACTLGCCSWRSRNNMTEPSITLPSYMDISSSSCHVGDVSGQNQECGSNYVFQESGPSPTTAETQAPGADTQPKGETSIQPTPMADRQATQGNLQSAQETASQTPWRTYSEVLRMARQQSTQQSCSQATWTMSYTQTSGRTAPSTLGSHLQLTRRTAGGFVILSRTEATWRRSPRYSVPNTRRICPHSMQRDVFFDPDAFFYFWICIVLFFVFVGKYSEAERGK from the exons ATGGCTTCCCAGCTTCAGGGGAAGAAAACGGTTTTAGATGTCCGGACCTGGGAGCAGACATTTCAAGAGCTGATGCAGCAGGAGAAACCCCGGGCCAGATGGACCCTGAAGCTCAATGAGAAACTGGACCCGGACTGCCTCGCCGAAGGCTGGAAGCAGTACCAGCAAAAAGGATTTGGCAG GTTCCAGTGTTCCTCATGCCGGCGAAATTGGGCTTCCGCTCAAGTGCATATCCTATGTCACATGCACCTGGAGCCCAAGAAGTCCCAGGGCCAGGTGATTATGCGGCTTTTTGCTCAGAGGTGCCAGAAGTGTTCCTGGTCTCGATTTGAGAATCCTGAGTTCTCCCCAGAGAGTGCCATGCGAATTCTGAAAAACGTGGTGCGGCGTATTCTGGAGAAATTCTACGGGAACGGCTTTAGGAAGTTTCCAGAGCTACCAGTCATCCGGGAGGTGCCTTTGGATGGGTCCCATGACACAAGCAACTGTGAAGCATGCACTCTGGGCTGCTGCTCATGGAGGTCACGAAACAACATGACAGAGCCATCAATAACCCTACCCTCCTATATGGATATTAGCAGTTCCTCATGCCACGTTGGTGATGTGTCCGGTCAAAACCAGGAGTGTGGGTCTAACTATGTCTTTCAGGAGTCAGGGCCCAGCCCTACCACTGCTGAGACCCAAGCGCCTGGGGCAGACACTCAGCCCAAAGGGGAGACTAGTATCCAGCCCACCCCAATGGCAGACAGGCAGGCCACACAGGGAAATTTACAATCTGCACAGGAGACAGCATCACAGACCCCCTGGAGGACATACTCTGAGGTTTTAAGGATGGCCCGCCAACAGTCTACACAGCAGTCATGCTCACAAGCCACATGGACCATGTCATACACTCAGACTAGTGGAAGAACAGCCCCCTCTACACTAGGGTCACACCTACAGCTCACACGGAGGACGGCTGGGGGGTTTGTGATCCTCAGTAGAACTGAAGCTACCTGGCGACGTTCGCCTAGATACTCTGTTCCAAACACCCGTCGCATATGCCCTCATTCAATGCAACGAGATGTATTCTTTGACCCGGATGcatttttctacttctggatCTGTATTGTTCTGTTCTTTGTCTTTGTAGGCAAATACTcagaagcagaaagagggaaataa
- the RTP4 gene encoding receptor-transporting protein 4 isoform X1 produces MASQLQGKKTVLDVRTWEQTFQELMQQEKPRARWTLKLNEKLDPDCLAEGWKQYQQKGFGSLLPSVCRFQCSSCRRNWASAQVHILCHMHLEPKKSQGQVIMRLFAQRCQKCSWSRFENPEFSPESAMRILKNVVRRILEKFYGNGFRKFPELPVIREVPLDGSHDTSNCEACTLGCCSWRSRNNMTEPSITLPSYMDISSSSCHVGDVSGQNQECGSNYVFQESGPSPTTAETQAPGADTQPKGETSIQPTPMADRQATQGNLQSAQETASQTPWRTYSEVLRMARQQSTQQSCSQATWTMSYTQTSGRTAPSTLGSHLQLTRRTAGGFVILSRTEATWRRSPRYSVPNTRRICPHSMQRDVFFDPDAFFYFWICIVLFFVFVGKYSEAERGK; encoded by the exons ATGGCTTCCCAGCTTCAGGGGAAGAAAACGGTTTTAGATGTCCGGACCTGGGAGCAGACATTTCAAGAGCTGATGCAGCAGGAGAAACCCCGGGCCAGATGGACCCTGAAGCTCAATGAGAAACTGGACCCGGACTGCCTCGCCGAAGGCTGGAAGCAGTACCAGCAAAAAGGATTTGGCAG ccttcttccttctgtctgcAGGTTCCAGTGTTCCTCATGCCGGCGAAATTGGGCTTCCGCTCAAGTGCATATCCTATGTCACATGCACCTGGAGCCCAAGAAGTCCCAGGGCCAGGTGATTATGCGGCTTTTTGCTCAGAGGTGCCAGAAGTGTTCCTGGTCTCGATTTGAGAATCCTGAGTTCTCCCCAGAGAGTGCCATGCGAATTCTGAAAAACGTGGTGCGGCGTATTCTGGAGAAATTCTACGGGAACGGCTTTAGGAAGTTTCCAGAGCTACCAGTCATCCGGGAGGTGCCTTTGGATGGGTCCCATGACACAAGCAACTGTGAAGCATGCACTCTGGGCTGCTGCTCATGGAGGTCACGAAACAACATGACAGAGCCATCAATAACCCTACCCTCCTATATGGATATTAGCAGTTCCTCATGCCACGTTGGTGATGTGTCCGGTCAAAACCAGGAGTGTGGGTCTAACTATGTCTTTCAGGAGTCAGGGCCCAGCCCTACCACTGCTGAGACCCAAGCGCCTGGGGCAGACACTCAGCCCAAAGGGGAGACTAGTATCCAGCCCACCCCAATGGCAGACAGGCAGGCCACACAGGGAAATTTACAATCTGCACAGGAGACAGCATCACAGACCCCCTGGAGGACATACTCTGAGGTTTTAAGGATGGCCCGCCAACAGTCTACACAGCAGTCATGCTCACAAGCCACATGGACCATGTCATACACTCAGACTAGTGGAAGAACAGCCCCCTCTACACTAGGGTCACACCTACAGCTCACACGGAGGACGGCTGGGGGGTTTGTGATCCTCAGTAGAACTGAAGCTACCTGGCGACGTTCGCCTAGATACTCTGTTCCAAACACCCGTCGCATATGCCCTCATTCAATGCAACGAGATGTATTCTTTGACCCGGATGcatttttctacttctggatCTGTATTGTTCTGTTCTTTGTCTTTGTAGGCAAATACTcagaagcagaaagagggaaataa